A region from the Haliaeetus albicilla chromosome 16, bHalAlb1.1, whole genome shotgun sequence genome encodes:
- the SCT gene encoding secretin — MVSLLTGLWQLIIPMIVLSHFSASLPSQERTERHADGIFHSELSKMNGNAYVQQLVKHLMGLKERSQRHSDGLFTSEYSKIRGNAQVQKFIQNLMGRKRSSSGPVYTDVQGSEEENSHEELCFIWLYQSFLNTSHSESDAREAAAITSQYVCPISKQLVTDMKEDTDSFD, encoded by the exons ATGGTTTCCCTGCTGACTGGTCTGTGGCAACTAATTATTCCCATGATTGTCCTATCACACTTCTCAGCATCTCTTCCATCCCAGGAGAG GACTGAGAGACATGCTGATGGGATCTTCCACAGTGAGCTCAGCAAGATGAATGGCAATGCCTATGTGCAGCAGCTAGTCAAACACCTGATGGGCCTCAAGGAGAG GTCCCAGAGGCATTCAGATGGACTGTTCACCAGTGAATACAGCAAGATCAGAGGAAACGCTCAGGTTCAGAAATTCATTCAAAATCTCATGGGCCGCAAGCGCAG CTCTTCAGGACCAGTCTACACAGATGTGCAGGGgagtgaggaagaaaacagccatGAGGAACTTTGCTTTATATGGTTGTACCAGAGCTTTCTAAACACCAG CCACTCAGAGAGTGATGCCAGGGAAGCTGCTGCAATTACCAGCCAGTATGTTTGCCCCATCTCTAAGCAGCTGGTTACAGACATGAAGGAAGATACAGACAGTTTCGACTGA